The Actinocorallia herbida DNA window AGTGCCCGGATCCAGGTGGCGAGGTCGGCGGCCGTGGAGACGGCGCCGCCGGCGGCGGTCGCGTAGGACGGGTTCTGGTGGGTGTAGTCGGTGGGCTGGAGCGTCCCGGCCTCGGCCGCGGCGCGCAGGGCGGCGGGGTACTGCTGGTCGACCAGGGCATAGGAGGTGCCGCCGTACATGTAGCCGTGGGAGTAGGGGGCCGGGAGCGAGGTGTCGGTGGGGGCGGGCAGCGACGTGCGCCGGAGGCCGAGCGGGCGGAGCAGCCGGTCCTCGAACTGCCGGGCCAGGGGGCGTCCCCCGGCCTTCTCGGCGATCAGCCCCAGCAGCACGTAGTTGGTGTTGGAGTAGCCGTAGGACGTGCCGGGCGGGAACTCCGGCGGGTGCCGGAAAGCGAGGTCCAGCATTTCCTGCGGGGTGCGGGGCCTTTTCGGATGGGCGTCCAGGGACTTCGCCAGCGCGGGGGCGTCCGTGTAGTTGTAGAGGCCGCTGCGCATGGTGAGCAGCTGCTCGATCGTGATGTTCCGCCCGTTCGGCGTCTCCGGCACCCACGCCGACACCCGGTCGTCGAGGCGGAGCGCGCCGTCCTGGGCGAGGAGCAGGACCAGCGCCGATGTCAGGGTCTTGGTGTTCGAGGCGATCCGGAACGCGGTGTCCGCCGTCGGCGGCGTGCTCTTGCCTCGTTCGGTGGTGCCGGTCGCGGCGGTGAAGGCCCCCTGCGGGGTGCGCACCAGGACGACGGCCCCGGGCACGCGGAGCGCCTTGGCCGCGGTGTCCACGACGGCCTGGAACGCGGCGGGATCAATGGTCTTCAGTGCCGGGGGCCGGGGCGTCGAATTCCCCGGAACCGCCCTGTCCGGGCCGTTCGGGTGCGGGATCGCGGCAGCCCTGGAATCGACGCAGCCCGCGGTCAGGACGACGGCGCAGAAGGCCGCTCCGGCCCTGCGGCCGGCACGGGAGTTCCGGCACTTCTCCGCCTGGGAGATCCACATGGTGGGCACCACCTGCCTGCCCGGGATCCGAGGCCGCTCTTTCGAGCGATATCAGCCAGACTGCGTGATTCATCACTATTTTAGCAACCCGGCCACTGCCGACCCGCAGGGTGGTGCCGGGCCCGGGATGCGCCCGGGGCTGGAGGGTGAGATATTGCATCAGATGAACGTTCGTCCCGGTGTGACCGGCGTTGCGGTGTGTGGCAGGGGTGTCTGGCATGTCTGATGGGTTCCGCTCGGGCGGGGGGCCGCTCCTGGGCCGGGGCGAGGAGTGCGCGGCTCTGGAGGACCTGCTGCGGGGGGCTCGCGGCGGAGAGAGCCGGGTCCTCGTTCTGCGCGGTGAGGCGGGCGTCGGCAAGTCGGCGCTGCTGGAGCACGTGGTCACGACGGCCGCGGAGTTCAGGGTGGTGACCGCCACCGGCGTCCAGGCCGAGATGGAACTGCCCTTCGCGGCCCTCCACCAGCTCTGCATGCCGCTGCTGCACCTCCTCGACGCCCTGCCGGAGCCGCAGCACGACGCGCTCGGCACGGCGTTCGGGATGCGTTCCGGCCCGGCCCCCGACCAGTTCCTCATCGGCCTCGCCGTGCTCAACCTCCTTGCGCAGGCCGCCGACGAGGGCCCCCTGCTGTGCGTCGTCGACGACGCACAGTGGCTGGACCGCGCCTCCTCGCACGTCCTCGCGTTCGTCGCCCGCCGCCTCCTGGCCGAGCGCGTGGTGTGCCTCTTCGCCGTCCGCGACTCCGGGGCGGCCGAGGTCCTGCCGGGCCTGCCGACGCTGGAGGTGGGCGGCCTGCCCGACGGCGCCGCGCGGATGCTCGTCCGCCGGGTCGTCCCCGGCCCGCTGGACGAGCGGGTGCGCGACCGCATCCTCTTCGAGGCGCGCGGGAACCCGCTCGCGCTGCTGGAGCTGCCCCGCACCGCCTCGCTCGGCGGATATCCGGCCGCGCCGACCGGGCAGTCGCTGGCGGGCCGGCTGGAGGACGGCTTCCAGCGCCGGCTGGGCGGCCTCCCGGCCGACGCCAGGACCGTGCTGCTGCTCGCCGCCGCCGAGCCGCTCGGCGACCCGGCCCTGCTCTGGCGCGCGGCCGCGACGCTCGACGTCGCCGGCACGGTGGTGGACGACGCCGACGAACTCGTCGACTTCGGTGAGCGGGTGCGC harbors:
- a CDS encoding serine hydrolase domain-containing protein, producing MWISQAEKCRNSRAGRRAGAAFCAVVLTAGCVDSRAAAIPHPNGPDRAVPGNSTPRPPALKTIDPAAFQAVVDTAAKALRVPGAVVLVRTPQGAFTAATGTTERGKSTPPTADTAFRIASNTKTLTSALVLLLAQDGALRLDDRVSAWVPETPNGRNITIEQLLTMRSGLYNYTDAPALAKSLDAHPKRPRTPQEMLDLAFRHPPEFPPGTSYGYSNTNYVLLGLIAEKAGGRPLARQFEDRLLRPLGLRRTSLPAPTDTSLPAPYSHGYMYGGTSYALVDQQYPAALRAAAEAGTLQPTDYTHQNPSYATAAGGAVSTAADLATWIRALTTGKVLNPDSQRRWIGGLRPEDPAAPDGQKYGYGIAYQRFGPQAAMHYHGGELPGFNSFIGHDTANDVTLVVWTNLTVSLDGKATAIALLPTVLDEIYTGLSLAPTPSPTPTS